DNA from Paraburkholderia largidicola:
GCCGCCGAGAAATTCGAAGAACTGGGTCGAGCGGATGATCGTGTAGGGAATGCCGGAAGCCTCGACCAGCTTCTCCTGCGCGACCTTCGCGCGAAAGTAGCCGTTCTCGGCCGTGCGATCCGTTCCGACGATGGACAGCGCGACATGGTGCCGGACGCCCGCCTGCGCCTCGGCCGTGCGTAGATTGCGGCCAGACGCTTCGAAGAATTCCAGCACCGCCTTGTCTTCGAACGAGGGCGAATTGGACAGGTCGATCACCACCTGCGCGCCCGTCAGGCACTCTTTGAGCCCTTCGCCCGTGATGGTGTTGACGCCGCTCCTGGGCGAAGCGGCGACGACATCGTGATCGGCCTGGCGCAGGATCGCGGCCGTCTTCGAGCCGATCAGGCCCGTGCCGCCGATGATAACGATCTTCATGATTCACCCTCCATCGTCGATCGTTGCAGAGCGTTCAACGGTTCGAACGCGAACGCTGCTTCAGTGGCCCGAATTCGGGGTGCACCGGGCCAGGTGGCCGCAGCTGGCCGGCGGTGCCCACGCTGCGTGGGCTGGATTGCCCATCGCCATGGTGGTTCCGGATACGCCGCCGTACTCGGTGGTGCTGGACGTGGTGGCGGGCGGTTGCGCATTCTGTTGCGCCGGCGTGCCTTGAGCGTGCGCCACGTTCGTCAGAGCGAGCGCTGCGGTGCATGCGGCGGAAAGGATGAATCGTGTCTTCATGATTTGACTCCTTCAATACGACATCAGGTTCGGGAACCTGCAACCGCGTTGGCTTCGTCGAAGCCGACGCAGCGACGAGCGGTGCCCGACAGGCACTGCTCGCGATTCCCCAAGCGGCCAGACGAGCCGATGCACGGCTGTGCGCCTGGCCTGCTGCCTGGTTCATGGGAAATGAGACGCGGCTATCACCGCGGGTGGCGTTCGAGGTGGCAGATGCACCTGAAGAATCGTCAAAGGGCCGGTAAGCCCCGCGCGCGTAAAGAAAACGCACCATAAAAACATAGACGTTCTTCAGGAAAATGGAACATCAATTTGAAAGGCCCGCGTACTGCTTTTGAATGCAAGTCCCGCTCGCCGCTTCGCATCGTTAGCCTCGCTTACGCGCTATCAGTCGATGGGGTTTGCGTCGACAGGCTGATGCATGCCAATCGCCATACGATTCCACGCGTTGATGACGGCGACGGCCCACGTCAATTCGACGATTTCCGCGTCGTTAAAGTGCTCGCGCAATGCCTGATATTCGACTTCGCGGTCCGCATGGCCGTCAGGAAGGCGCGTCAACGATTCGGCCCATGCCAGAGCGGCCTGCTCTCTGGCCGTGAAGAAGTCGGTCTCGCGCCACGCCGACAACACGTTCAGGCGCTGCCACGATTCACCGCCCTTGCGCAGTTCGCGCGCATGCATGTCGAGACAGTAGGCGCAGCCGTTGATTTGCGAGACGCGCGTCTGCACGAGTTCGATCAGCTTGCTGCCAAGCGACGACTCGGCCAGCGACTGGCTGACGGCATATAGCGACTTGAATTGCGCAGGTGCGAGCGTGGTCCACGCGAGGCGAGGTGCATTCATGATGAACTCCAGAAAGTAAGGGGTTAAGCAATGGAAGAAGCGTTGAATTCGGATGACGCGTAGCGCTGCGGGTTGTCGCGCAGCCACTGCGCCGCCTTTGCCTCGACGAGCGCAAGCGGCTCATCCGTCGATACAAGGCTCGCCGCATGCATGAACGTGACGTCCTTGAGTCCGATCACGCCCAGCACCGCGGACAGATAAGGCCGAAAGAAGTCCGGCTGATAGGCGGGCTCGCGGAACATTGCGCCGCCGGCGGTCACGGCGACGAAAGTCGGCCGGTCGCGCAGCAAGCCGACCTTGCCGTTCGCGCCCGCTTTGAACGTCACGTCGATACGCACCACGTGATCGATCCAGTTCTTGAGCACGGCAGGTACCGTGAAGTTGTGCACGGGCGTCGAGATCCAGAGCATGTCCGCCTGATCCAGTTCACGGATCAGTTCGTCCGACACAGCGAGCGCCTCGCCAAACCGCGCTTTCGCCACGTTACCGGGCAGCACCAGCGACTCCGCGTACGCTTCCGTGATGGCCGGCAACGGCTGCGCGCCGAGATCGCGCCGCGTAATTTCGATGTCCCGCCCAAGACGCCCGGCCATGGCAGGCAGCAAATGGCGGGTGAAGTGTCGGCTCGTCGAGTTGTCGCGCCGGGGGCTGCAATCGAGCAGCAACACCTTGAGGCTGTTCATGCCAGCTCCATGCTGAAGTGAAGGCCGCGCGCCAGCAGGCCGCAGCGGAAATAGAAGCGTTGCGCGAGCGCGTTGGCGAGCGCCGTGTCGAGCACCAGACGCTGGCAATCGTCGACGCGGCCCAGCGCGCCCAGTTCGGCAAGCAGGCGTTCGCCATGCCCCCGGCCGCGTCCCGCCTCGTCTGTGATCAGATCGTCGACGTAGATAAAGCGGCCGTGAATCAGGTTGTCGATACGCCGATAGCCGGCCAGCGCGACGGGCTTGCCGTTTTCCCAGACGCCCAGCAGGCGGTAGCCTTGTGCGCGTTGCAGCGCGACGCGAGCGACAAAGTCCTCGGGCGAATTCAATTGGGGACGCAGTTGATGCATGACGTCGAAACAGGCCAGCACATCGGCATCTGTTTCGGCATGTCGGAGGGTCGGTGTGTCAGTCATGATGCCGATGGAGAGGGGTTGGTGTAGGCTTCAGTGTCGTCGTTCGATGACCCAGCCAACAGGGCCATTTTTCCTGCTTCAGACCAGGCCATGACACAGCCAGCCGCCCAGGCGAAACCCGGCGCTTCGCCCATCCACGAGCAGATCTATGCGCGGTTTCGCGCGATGATCGAACAGGGGCAGCTCAGCCCCGGCCAGAAGGTGTCGTCGTTGCGGGCATTGGCGACCGAACTGGGCGTGGCGCGCGGCACCGTGCAGGTCGCCTACGACCGCCTGCTCGGAGAGGGCTACCTCGTTGCCCGTGGTCCGGCGGGGACGTTCGTTTCGGAGCACGCGACGCCGGCGCAACCCGCTCGAGTGACGCAGGCTGCTGTCGTCGCGCGCCCGCCGCCGACGCAGGACGCGCCCGACCACATCATCGAAGTGGATGGCGGCACGCCCGCGCCATTTCAGATGGGGCTGCCCGCGCTCGATGAATTCCCGAGGAAGCTCTGGGCGGGACTGATGGCGCGGCAAGTTCGTAAGGCGGGATCGCTCACCAAGCCCGCGCCCGCCGGATACATGCCGTTGCGCGAGGCGCTGGCGGCCTATCTGCACCGCTCGCGCGGCATCGACGCGTATGCGGGCCAGGTGTTCATCGTGCCCGCCTATACCGCCAGCCTCGCGTTGACCGTCGACGCACTCGGCCTGGCAGGCGAAAGCGCCTGGGTCGAGCATCCGGGCTATCCACCCACCGCGCAGACGCTCAAACGACTCGGCTTACAGGTCTGCGATGTCTGCGTCGATCAACACGGCATCGACGTCGCCTTTGGCCGGGCCCATTTCCCAACCGCGCGGCTCGCCGTCGTCACGCCGTCGCATCAGAGTCCAACAGGGGTCGCGTTGCCGTTACAGCGCCGCGTCGAACTTCTCGATTGGGCGAGCGAACGTGACGCATGGATCGTCGAGGACGACTATGACGGCGAGTACCGGTATCGCGGTCATCCATTGCCCGCGCTGAAAAGCATGGACTCGGGCGGACGGGTGATCTATTGCGGCACGCTGAGCAAGGTACTGTTTCCGGGGCTGCGGCTTTCGTATGTGGTCGTCGCGCAAAACCTCGTTCCGCACTTCGAACAGGCGTGCAGGCGTACCGCGCACGGCGGCTGCCCCGAACTGCTGCAAGCAGCCGTCGCCGGGTTCATCAGCGAAGGCCACTTCTCCCGGCATATCAAGCGAATGCGAACGCTCTACGCCCGGCGGCGAGCGCTGCTGGCCGAAGCGCTCGCGCCGTACGCTGCCGAAGGCTTCGTCGTTCATTTGCAGGACGGCGGCATGCATCTTCTCGTCGACGTACGCGACGATCTCGACGATGTCGTGCTGGCCAGCCTCGCCCGCGCCGCAGGCTTCGCCGTGCATGCCCTCACGACATGGCGCAATGGCGCACCCGGACGCCGCGGCCTGTTGCTCGGATTCACGAACGTTCGAGATCGCGAAGAAGCTAAAAGGCTGGTTGCGGAACTGATACGTTCGTTCGAATTGCAAGCAGGTTAGCGGTGTAGTTATTTCTTTCTATCAGGTATCCGCCATATAGTTCGTCATCCGAATTATATGAGCAATCAATTCTTCACAAAACGACACTGTACCGGTGAAGGCTCAAGTCAGCGTATTCAACGCATCACGCCCTTAAATCCGAATTCGTCTGGATTGATGTTCCGGATGCAACACGGTGCTCCCCTCTGCGAGTCTTCTGCGCAACGTTGCTTCCCCCTACGATTCATCCTGCGCAGAAGGCGTGCGAATCGAATCGCGCGTACCCATGCAACGAAACTAGCCGCTACTACACCCCGAAACGAATGACAACGCTACGCCCGCCGCCATTGACGTTACTCGACAAGTACTCCGGACAAGAGCCTCAGATCCTGTATTCGACCACGGTCACCGTCACGGGCGGCGGCACGGGTCATGGACGTGCATCAGGTATCGCGCGCTCGGACGACGGGCAACTCACCGTCGATCTGCGCATGCCCAAAGCGCTCGGCGGACCCGGTGGTGGAACCAATCCGGAGCAGTTATTCGCCGCGGGATATGCGGCCTGTTTTCACGGCGCGCTCAGTTTGTTGGCGGCCCGCTCTGCTGTTCGTATTCGCGACGCGTCGGTCGATGTCACCGTCGACTTCGGCCGGGACCCGATGGATGGCCTGTTCGTGCTGAGCGCGCATACGCGCGTTCATTTGCCGGGCGTCGATCGCGCCGTCGCTGAAGAACTGGTTCGCAAGACCGAACGCTTTTGCCCGTACACGAAGATGGCAAGGCAGGGCATCGTGAATGTCGTCGCGCTCGTCGTGGCTGACGAGACCCGCGAGTCGTGACGCAGTTCGCCACATCGTAGAGAGGTTGGAAATGAACAGAATCGATCCATGGTGCCAGATAGTCAGCGGGTTGCACGGTCGCAGCCGCTTCGCCGCGCAGCAAAACCCCGCATCCGCAGGGCGCGGGCCACGCGAACGATCCAGTCCGATGACCGCCGCGATGGCCAATGCTTCGTCGATCCGTCGCATCGAGTGGCAGACCACCTGCACGATTCTGATTTCGTGGAGCGATTCGACGTTAGGCAGGTTCGAAGATCAGACATGGCGCGCAGGCTTTGCGCGCACCTCGGGTATTTGCGGTCTGACAGGTGTGCCCGTTCGTCGCGGCGACCCGGTGTTCCGGCCGCTACAGCGAGCCGGCGCGCTGCCGCGAAACGCGTTCGACATGATTCTCGCCGACACGCTAAGAGCACCGATGAGCTAAAGGTTGAATGAGTAGTGCATTTGAAGCAAGGCATGAAAACAAGGGCAATGACTATGTCGAAAAACAGTAACGAGAAGCAAAATTCCACGCGCCGAAGCATTCTGATCGGCAGCGCCGCAGCGGCAGGCGGACTCGCCGCATCGCTGATTCCGGGCACGCTGCAGGCGGCGCAGCCCGGTGCGTCCTCAGGCGCGTCGAAGCATCAAGGCCAACATCCGGCGAGCTACATCGCGGCGAAAGACGGCACGCAGCTGTATTACAAGGATTGGGGCTCAGGCCGCCCGGTCGTGTTCTGTCACGGCTGGCCGCTCAGTTCCGATAGCTGGGAGTCGCAGATGATGTTCGTGGCGTCGCACGGTTACCGTGCTGTCGCTCATGACCGTCGTGGACATGGACGCTCTAGCCAGCCCTGGAACGGCAACGAGATGGACACCTACGCGGACGATCTCGCCACCGTATTCGAGGCGCTAGGTCTGAACGACGCGATTCTCGTCGGCTTTTCGACGGGTGGCGGAGAAGTGGCCCGCTACCTTGGCCGGCATGGCACGAAGCGTGTGTCCAAAGTGGTGCTCGTGTCCGCTGTGCCGCCGTTGATGCTGAAAACGCCTGCCAATCCGGGCGGATTGCCAATCGACGTATTCGACGGTCTGCGTGCCGCCCAACTGGCGAACCGGCCGCAGTTCTACAGGGACGTGCCGGCGGGTCCGTTCTACGGCTTCAATCGTCCAGGCGCCAAGCCGTCGCAGGGTCTGATCGATTCGTGGTGGACGCAGGGCATGCAAGGCGGCCACAAGAACACCTACGATTCGATCAAGGCGTTTTCCGAAACGGACTTTACCGAAGACCTGAAGAAGATCGATGTTCCCACGCTGATCGTCCACGGCGACGATGACCAGATCGTGCCTATCGATGCAGCGGGACGTGCGTCGGCGAAGCTGATCCGGAATTCGAAGCTGATCGTCTATCCCGGCGCGCCGCATGGTTTGACGGACACGCACAAAGAAAAATTCAACGCGGATCTTCTGGCGTTCATTCAGAGTTAAGCCCGGTCGAAAAATGACGCGTAGGGGCAAGCACTGCCGTGCTTGCCTTTTTTATCTCCATTCACACTTCGTGCCTGATGGCAGAGGCGGATATATCGCGCAAAGGAAACCGCTTGCCCGCGCGAACGCTTAAGCCGCTCTCGAACCAGAAAAAAAATGAACACGATTGGTATCGCTAGCAAGGATGCAGTTGAAGACGTGACGCGTGACAAACACCAGTTCACACGGCAGACGCTTCGCCTGCCGAGGCACGCGTCAGTCGAATCCGAGGTGAATCATGGACAATCGGACGCGCGGTTCGGAGACATTCCCAGCTTCGTGTGGTCGAAGAACTGCACACTATGCCCCGTTGCGTTGGGTCATTTCATGCGGACATCGAATGCGTATCTTCTTTCATCCGCGTCCGACGACTAACCAGTCTCGACATCGTATGAACCCCTTCGCCTGATTTGCGACTCGTAGGCGGCCGCGCCTTGTTTCCTCGCCACAAGACACGCACGACGCAAGTAGGCAGCGCTTGCGTCGCGATCTCCTTCAAGACCAAAAGCATGAGCCTTGGTCATGAGCAGCGGAGGGAGGTACAACTCGTCACCGTGCAGTTCGATTGCCTTGATCGCTTCGTCGCAGACCGCCATTGCGCGCGTGGTATCCGAGTTCGCGCATAGTGCCGTTGCCAGTGAATTCCTGAATGCCGATGCCGTCATCGTGTACTGGCACTTCGTCATGCCGTCGAGGCAGCTTTCGAGCAGCGAAATGCTCTCCTCCAATCGGCCTCCGGCATACGAAAGCTGACCACGAAGCCCGAGCACCACATACTGGTATGGCGTGAAGCCATTCACCTTGACGATGGCGTCGAATTCATCCGCTATTTCACCTAGTCTCGGCCAGTTCTCCGCCCACGCGAAAACTTCTCCCGCCCATATCAGCGTCACACACTGGGTGGCAGGATGGCACAGCAGGCGCGCGCTTTCGATGGCGTCATTGGCGAGCCGTTCCGCTTCAGAAGATTGACCCGTCAGCCAAAGATTCCTCGCCTTTCCGCTCAACGCACGCAGATAAGGATTGGTGCCGAATTCTGCCGGCTGCGCCGCCTCTGCTCCGTTCGCCCTGGTCGAAAGGATCACAGCCTCCCAGAGACCGGATGACGACGCGATCTCGCCCTTCATATGCAATGCCGCGCCCAGCATCGAATGAACCGTGGAAGCGTCGCGCCCACATGCGATGATCCATTGCGCGGCATCGCTCGCGAACATATAGGCCCCCTCGAAATTGCTGGTTCGATAGAGGTACATGATGAGTCCGCATAGCAACCGGTCATGTCGAGCAGAATCTCCCAGCGACAATGCAATGGAAAGACCACGTTCGTATGCCCGGCCAACCTCTTCACCGTCGCTGCCTGTGAAGAGCAATGCATGGCCATGGGCCGCGATGAGATCGAGTTCCGTCAGGCTCCCTCGCTCCACGTCGTCCAGTTTCGACAATGCGATTTCGGTCCATTTTCTGGCCTCGCCGAGCATCGACTTTCGCAGCAGCAGTTTCGCGTATGACGCGACCAGCCTGCAGCCTTGCACGACGTCCTGCTCGCGTACGAGCGTCCACTCCAGCATCGCACGCAGATTGCCCAGATCGGCGAGCCAGTTGTCTCCCCCCTGTTCCGTCGATCCGTCGGCGGGCCACGCGGCCGCATAATATGACGCGTGGCGCGCGCAGAACTGATCCAGCTCGCCGGCATCTTCGAGTTTTACGCGCGCATAAGAGCGGGTCGTGTCGAGCAGAAAGTATCGAACTGTGCTCTCGTCAGGCCTCACATCCAGCAGCGACTTGTTCGACAATTGATTGATGGCTCTCAGCACGTCGGCGCGATCGATGTCCTCCGCACCGATCACGGCTACAGCCGCATCGAGCGCGAAGCAGCCGACAAACACCGCGAGCCTTCGCAGACAGACCTGTTCCAGTCCCGTCAACAGGCCGTAGCTCCAGTCGAGCGTCGCTCCGAGCGTCTGATGCCTCGGCACAGCCGTGCGGCGTCCGTGCCACATGAGCCGGCTCTTCTTGTCCACCAGTTCCAGAATTCCGACCAGACCGAACGTCGGCATCTGTCGCGCGGCGAGTTCAATCGCCAGTGCAATGCCATCCAGCGCCCGGCAAAGCCTGCCCACCGACTGCGCGTTATCGTCGGTCAATTCGAAACGGCAGCCCGCCTGCACGACGCGCTCGACGAATAGCCGGATTGCCGAGTACTTCAACGCATCGCATGCTTTGAGCAGTTCACCCGGCGGCGGTGCGTCGAGCGGAGGAAGGCGGAATACGAATTCGCCATCGACATTCACGATTTCTCGCGACGTTACGAGGATATAAATGCCGCTCGCGTTTCGATAGAGAATTTCCGCAGCCTGAGCGACACCGTCTATCAGATGCTCGCAACAGTCGAGAAAGACGAGCATGCGGGTATGGCCAATCGACGCACATACTTCACTGATGGAAGCGGCGGCTTCCTGTCCTTCACACAAGGCGGCCACCAGTGTCGACGAAACCAGGTCCGAATCCTGAATCACCGAAAGATCGACGGACACGATCTTGCCGTCGAACTCGTCGCGGAGCCGGTCGATCACTGCATTCGCGACCGTCGTCTTACCCATCCCACCCGCGCCGACAATGCTGACGAACCGGTGCTCTTCGAGTTGCCGGGCGATCTGCCCGATGTCGCGTTCCCGACCGACAATGGCGGCGCCCGCATGCACGAACCGCAATTGACCGCGCGCCGGTGGCCGTGTGGTCTTGAGTTCGACGCCGGACTGAATTCCATCACACGGCGTCACTGTCGCAACAAATGTATAGCCCCTTCCCGGCACGTTCATCACATACGTGACGCCGGGATCGCCATCGGCAAACGCTTTACGCAGTGCGACAAGATGAAAACGAAGGCTCCCTTCTTCGACGACTGTATCGCGCCATACTTCGGCGAGAAGATCGCGCGCGCTGACGACGCTTCCCGCACGACGCACGAGTGCAATCAGAATGTCGAGCGC
Protein-coding regions in this window:
- a CDS encoding SDR family oxidoreductase; the protein is MKIVIIGGTGLIGSKTAAILRQADHDVVAASPRSGVNTITGEGLKECLTGAQVVIDLSNSPSFEDKAVLEFFEASGRNLRTAEAQAGVRHHVALSIVGTDRTAENGYFRAKVAQEKLVEASGIPYTIIRSTQFFEFLGGIADSGMQDNAVRLSPGMFQPIAADDVAAIVADVALAAPRNGIIEIAGPERAPFDEIVARYLKAAGDPREVVRDPEARYFGGLVGDLSLVPLGDARLGKIGFDEWFRHSQSKA
- a CDS encoding carboxymuconolactone decarboxylase family protein, which encodes MNAPRLAWTTLAPAQFKSLYAVSQSLAESSLGSKLIELVQTRVSQINGCAYCLDMHARELRKGGESWQRLNVLSAWRETDFFTAREQAALAWAESLTRLPDGHADREVEYQALREHFNDAEIVELTWAVAVINAWNRMAIGMHQPVDANPID
- a CDS encoding FMN-dependent NADH-azoreductase → MNSLKVLLLDCSPRRDNSTSRHFTRHLLPAMAGRLGRDIEITRRDLGAQPLPAITEAYAESLVLPGNVAKARFGEALAVSDELIRELDQADMLWISTPVHNFTVPAVLKNWIDHVVRIDVTFKAGANGKVGLLRDRPTFVAVTAGGAMFREPAYQPDFFRPYLSAVLGVIGLKDVTFMHAASLVSTDEPLALVEAKAAQWLRDNPQRYASSEFNASSIA
- a CDS encoding GNAT family N-acetyltransferase codes for the protein MTDTPTLRHAETDADVLACFDVMHQLRPQLNSPEDFVARVALQRAQGYRLLGVWENGKPVALAGYRRIDNLIHGRFIYVDDLITDEAGRGRGHGERLLAELGALGRVDDCQRLVLDTALANALAQRFYFRCGLLARGLHFSMELA
- a CDS encoding PLP-dependent aminotransferase family protein; this translates as MTQPAAQAKPGASPIHEQIYARFRAMIEQGQLSPGQKVSSLRALATELGVARGTVQVAYDRLLGEGYLVARGPAGTFVSEHATPAQPARVTQAAVVARPPPTQDAPDHIIEVDGGTPAPFQMGLPALDEFPRKLWAGLMARQVRKAGSLTKPAPAGYMPLREALAAYLHRSRGIDAYAGQVFIVPAYTASLALTVDALGLAGESAWVEHPGYPPTAQTLKRLGLQVCDVCVDQHGIDVAFGRAHFPTARLAVVTPSHQSPTGVALPLQRRVELLDWASERDAWIVEDDYDGEYRYRGHPLPALKSMDSGGRVIYCGTLSKVLFPGLRLSYVVVAQNLVPHFEQACRRTAHGGCPELLQAAVAGFISEGHFSRHIKRMRTLYARRRALLAEALAPYAAEGFVVHLQDGGMHLLVDVRDDLDDVVLASLARAAGFAVHALTTWRNGAPGRRGLLLGFTNVRDREEAKRLVAELIRSFELQAG
- a CDS encoding Ohr family peroxiredoxin, translating into MTTLRPPPLTLLDKYSGQEPQILYSTTVTVTGGGTGHGRASGIARSDDGQLTVDLRMPKALGGPGGGTNPEQLFAAGYAACFHGALSLLAARSAVRIRDASVDVTVDFGRDPMDGLFVLSAHTRVHLPGVDRAVAEELVRKTERFCPYTKMARQGIVNVVALVVADETRES
- a CDS encoding DUF3331 domain-containing protein — protein: MTAAMANASSIRRIEWQTTCTILISWSDSTLGRFEDQTWRAGFARTSGICGLTGVPVRRGDPVFRPLQRAGALPRNAFDMILADTLRAPMS
- a CDS encoding alpha/beta fold hydrolase, which translates into the protein MSKNSNEKQNSTRRSILIGSAAAAGGLAASLIPGTLQAAQPGASSGASKHQGQHPASYIAAKDGTQLYYKDWGSGRPVVFCHGWPLSSDSWESQMMFVASHGYRAVAHDRRGHGRSSQPWNGNEMDTYADDLATVFEALGLNDAILVGFSTGGGEVARYLGRHGTKRVSKVVLVSAVPPLMLKTPANPGGLPIDVFDGLRAAQLANRPQFYRDVPAGPFYGFNRPGAKPSQGLIDSWWTQGMQGGHKNTYDSIKAFSETDFTEDLKKIDVPTLIVHGDDDQIVPIDAAGRASAKLIRNSKLIVYPGAPHGLTDTHKEKFNADLLAFIQS
- a CDS encoding ATP-binding protein; the encoded protein is MHSVATNFSFGPFFLFPDKRLLVCHGKQVKLGSRALDILIALVRRAGSVVSARDLLAEVWRDTVVEEGSLRFHLVALRKAFADGDPGVTYVMNVPGRGYTFVATVTPCDGIQSGVELKTTRPPARGQLRFVHAGAAIVGRERDIGQIARQLEEHRFVSIVGAGGMGKTTVANAVIDRLRDEFDGKIVSVDLSVIQDSDLVSSTLVAALCEGQEAAASISEVCASIGHTRMLVFLDCCEHLIDGVAQAAEILYRNASGIYILVTSREIVNVDGEFVFRLPPLDAPPPGELLKACDALKYSAIRLFVERVVQAGCRFELTDDNAQSVGRLCRALDGIALAIELAARQMPTFGLVGILELVDKKSRLMWHGRRTAVPRHQTLGATLDWSYGLLTGLEQVCLRRLAVFVGCFALDAAVAVIGAEDIDRADVLRAINQLSNKSLLDVRPDESTVRYFLLDTTRSYARVKLEDAGELDQFCARHASYYAAAWPADGSTEQGGDNWLADLGNLRAMLEWTLVREQDVVQGCRLVASYAKLLLRKSMLGEARKWTEIALSKLDDVERGSLTELDLIAAHGHALLFTGSDGEEVGRAYERGLSIALSLGDSARHDRLLCGLIMYLYRTSNFEGAYMFASDAAQWIIACGRDASTVHSMLGAALHMKGEIASSSGLWEAVILSTRANGAEAAQPAEFGTNPYLRALSGKARNLWLTGQSSEAERLANDAIESARLLCHPATQCVTLIWAGEVFAWAENWPRLGEIADEFDAIVKVNGFTPYQYVVLGLRGQLSYAGGRLEESISLLESCLDGMTKCQYTMTASAFRNSLATALCANSDTTRAMAVCDEAIKAIELHGDELYLPPLLMTKAHAFGLEGDRDASAAYLRRACLVARKQGAAAYESQIRRRGSYDVETG